The Pelodiscus sinensis isolate JC-2024 chromosome 30, ASM4963464v1, whole genome shotgun sequence genome has a window encoding:
- the LOC142821302 gene encoding paraneoplastic antigen Ma1 homolog, translating into MSQEETTEAVSSDFEAKLNVFLQKKGKSVEDVRTIVTPASMPSAVTNEGLIAALGQTRERYTPPSYEGVGYRKLRFFSGIQPTPVGEDDFESWMDQAVQMMEEWQCSDIMKRQRLAESLRGPASDVIRSIRVSKPSAGAMEYLHALDDIYGTTESEEDLCVRFCTTYQEEGEKLSQYVCRLEKLLHKVLVKKGILASRLDQVRMEQILKGACSGNLIALKLQLSDSRQNPPSFSKLVRDIREEED; encoded by the coding sequence ATGTCTCAGGAGGAGACCACTGAAGCTGTGAGCTCTGACTTTGAAGCTAAATtgaatgtttttctgcaaaaaaagggaAAGTCAGTGGAAGATGTGAGGACCATTGTTACTCCAGCATCTATGCCCTCAGCTGTCACAAATGAAGGTCTGATAGCTGCTTTAGGACAAACGAGGGAACGATATACCCCTCCCTCCTATGAAGGAGTTGGATATCGGAAGCTGAGATTTTTCTCTGGGATTCAGCCTACCCCTGTTGGAGAGGATGACTTTGAATCTTGGATGGACCAAGCTGTCCAGATGATGGAGGAATGGCAGTGCTCAGATATTATGAAACGGCAACGATTAGCTGAAAGTCTGAGAGGACCAGCATCTGATGTCATTAGATCCATACGGGTGAGTAAACCCTCTGCTGGTGCTATGGAGTATCTCCATGCTTTGGATGATATTTATGGGACTACTGAGAGTGAAGAAGATTTGTGTGTGCGTTTTTGCACCACCTATCAAGAAGAGGGTGAGAAACTGTCACAGTATGTATGCCGTCTAGAGAAGCTCCTACATAAGGTACTGGTAAAGAAGGGGATACTTGCCAGCCGCTTGGATCAGGTGAGAATGGAACAAATACTGAAGGGTGCTTGTTCTGGCAACCTAATAGCCCTGAAGCTGCAGCTTTCTGACTCACGCCAAAATCCTCCCTCCTTCTCCAAACTGGTTCGGGATATCAGGGAAGAGGAGGATTGA
- the LOC102452983 gene encoding olfactory receptor 14I1-like translates to MKMSNRSTMTEFLLRGFSEVRELQVLHFVLFLGLYLAALVGNLLIISAIALDHRLHTPMYFFLGNLSILDLGSISVTVPKSMVNSLLDTRVISYSACVAQVFLFVVFISTNFALLTVMAYDRYVAICHPLHYERVMNRGACVRMAASAWIAGIVYSALHTGNIFRLPFCQSNVIDQFFCEIPQLLKLACSSSYRSEIGLLAFGLFLALNCFVFITVSYVQIFRAVLRIPSEQGRHKAFSTCLPHLAVVSLLVCTGFFEHLKPTSSSASALDLAVGVLYAVVPPMMNPLIYSMRNKEIKATLRKLIVWRLFTKN, encoded by the coding sequence ATGAAAATGTCCAACCGAAGCACCATGACCGAGTTCCTGCTCCGGGGGTTCTCTGAAGTCCGGGAGCTGCAGGTTTTGCACTTTGTGCTGTTCCTGGGTCTTTACCTGGCAGCCCTGGTGGGGAATCTTCTCATCATTTCAGCCATTGCCCTCGACCACCGtctgcacacccccatgtacttcttcctggggaacctGTCCATCCTAGACCTCGGCTCCATCTCTGTCACCGTCCCCAAATCCATGGTCAACTCCCTCCTGGACACCAGGGTGATTTCGTACTCTGCCTGTGTTGCCCAAGTCTTTCTCTTTGTCGTCTTCATTTCAACTAATTTTGCCTTACTCACTGTCATGGCCTATGATCGATATGTCGCCATCTGCCACCCGTTGCACTACGAGAGAGTGATGAACAGAGGAGCTTGTGTCCGCATGGCAGCCAGTGCCTGGATCGCTGGTATTGTCTACTCTGCCCTGCACACCGGGAACATCTTCCGGTTACCCTTCTGCCAGTCCAACGTCATCGAccagttcttctgtgaaatcccccagctcctcaaactggcctgctccagctcctaccGCAGTGAAATTGGGCTTCTTGCCTTTGGGTTGTTTTTGGCTTTGAATTGCTTTGTTTTTATAACTGTGTCGTATGTTCAGATCTTCAGAGCAGTGCTGAGAATCCcctcggagcagggccggcacaaagccttctccacctgcctcccccacctcgctgTGGTCTCTCTGTTAGTTTGCACTGGTTTCTTTGAGCACCTGAAACCCACCTCAAGCTCAGCATCAGCTCTGGATCTGGCGGTGGGTGTTCTCTACGCCGTGGTGCCTCCCATGATGAATCCGCTCATCTACAGCATGAGGAACAAAGAGATCAAAGCTACATTGAGGAAACTGATTGTGTGGAGGTTATTCACCAAAAATTAA
- the LOC142821036 gene encoding olfactory receptor 14C36-like, with protein MSNRSTVTEFLLRGFSDVRELQILHFVLFLAIYLVALMGNLLIISAIILDHRLHTPMYFFLWNLSVLDLGSISITVPKSMVNSLLDIRVISYPACVIQVFLFVVFSSIDFALLTIMAYDRYVAICQPLHYERVMNRRACVQMATSAWITAMVYSALHTESTFRLPFCQSNVLNQFFCEIHQLLKLACSDSYHSELGLLAVSAFLVLNCFAFIMVSYVQIFRAVLRIPSEQGRHKAFSTCLPHLTVVSLFLSTGLFEHLKPTSSSASNLDLLVGVLYAVVPPMLNPVIYSLRNKELKAALKKLIVSILFSKN; from the coding sequence ATGTCCAACCGAAGCACCGTGACCGAGTTCCTGCTCCGGGGATTCTCTGACGTTCGGGAGCTGCAGATTTTGCACTTTGTGCTGTTTCTGGCTATTTATCTGGTAGCCCTAATGGGGAATCTTCTCATCATCTCAGCCATCATCCTTGACCACcgtcttcacacccccatgtacttcttcctgtgGAACCTCTCCGTCTTAGACCTCGGCTCCATCTCCATCACCGTCCCCAAATCCATGGTCAACTCCCTCCTGGACATCAGGGTGATTTCGTACCCGGCCTGTGTCATCCAAGTCTTTCTCTTTGTCGTCTTCAGTTCAATTGATTTTGCCCTTCTCACCATCATGGCCTACGACCGATACGTCGCCATCTGCCAGCCACTGCACTATGAGAGAGTGATGAACAGGAGAGCCTGTGTCCAAATGGCCACCAGTGCCTGGATCACTGCTATGGTCTACTCTGCCCTGCACACTGAGAGCACCTTCAGGTTACCCTTCTGCCAATCCAATGTCCTCAACCAATTCTTCTGTGAAATCCACCAGCTCCTCAAACTGGCCTGCTCTGACTCCTATCACAGTGAACTTGGGCTTCTTGCCGTCAGTGCCTTTTTAGTGTTGAATTGCTTTGCTTTTATCATGGTGTCGTATGTGCAGATCTTCAGAGCGGTGCTGAGAATCCcctcggagcagggccggcacaaagccttctccacctgcctccctcacctcacTGTAGTCTCTTTGTTCCTTTCTACTGGCTTATTTGAGCACCTGAAACCCACCTCCAGCTCAGCATCAAATCTAGATCTCCTGGTGGGTGTTCTCTACGCCGTGGTGCCTCCCATGCTGAATCcggtcatctacagcctgaggaacaaggagctCAAAGCTGCCTTAAAGAAACTGATTGTGTCCATTTTATTCTCCAAAAACTAA
- the LOC112544915 gene encoding olfactory receptor 14C36-like, whose protein sequence is MSNRSTVTEFLLRGFSDVRELQILHFVVFLVIYLVALMGNLLIISAIALDHRLHTPMYFFLGNLSVLDLGSISVTVPKSMTNSLLDIRVISYPACVTQIFLFAVFSSIDLALLTIMAYDRYVAICHPLHYERVMNGRACVHMATSAWITGMVYSALHTESTFRLPFCQSNVLNQFFCEIPQLLKLACSDSYNSELGLLAFSIVLGLTCFAFIIVSYVQIFKAVVRIPSEQGRHKAFSTCLPHLAVVSLFLSTAIFEHLKPTSSSASNLDLLVGVLYAVVPPVLNPVIYSMRNKEIKMAMKKLIVSILFTKN, encoded by the coding sequence ATGTCCAACCGAAGCACCGTGACCGAGTTCCTGCTCCGGGGGTTCTCTGACGTTCGGGAGCTGCAGATTTTGCACTTTGTGGTGTTTCTGGTTATTTATCTGGTAGCCCTAATGGGGAATCTTCTCATCATCTCAGCCATTGCCCTCGACCACCgtctccacacccccatgtacttcttcctggggaacctGTCCGTCTTAGACCTCGGCTCCATCTCCGTCACCGTCCCCAAATCCATGACCAACTCCCTCCTGGATATCAGGGTGATTTCGTACCCTGCCTGTGTCACCCAAATCTTTCTTTTTGCTGTCTTCAGTTCAATTGATCTTGCCCTTCTCACCATCATGGCCTACGACCGATACGTCGCCATCTGCCACCCGCTGCACTACGAGAGAGTGATGAACGGGAGAGCTTGTGTCCACATGGCCACAAGTGCCTGGATCACTGGTATGGTCTACTCTGCCCTGCACACTGAGAGCACCTTCAGGTTACCCTTCTGCCAATCCAATGTCCTCAAccagttcttctgtgaaatcCCCCAGCTCCTCAAGCTGGCCTGCTCCGACTCCTACAACAGTGAACTTGGGCTTCTTGCCTTTAGTATCGTATTAGGTTTAACATGCTTTGCTTTTATCATTGTGTCGTACGTTCAGATCTTCAAAGCAGTGGTAAGAATCCCTTCTgagcagggccggcacaaagccttctccacctgcctcccccacctcgctgTGGTCTCTTTGTTTCTTTCCACTGCCATATTTGAGCACCTGAAACCCACCTCCAGCTCAGCATCAAATCTAGATCTCCTGGTGGGTGTTCTCTACGCCGTGGTGCCTCCCGTGCTGAATCCGGTCATCTACAGCATGAGGAACAAGGAGATCAAAATGGCAATGAAGAAACTGATTGTGTCCATTTTATTCACCAAAAACTAA
- the LOC102452122 gene encoding olfactory receptor 14C36-like produces MSNRSTVTEFLLRGFSDVRELQILHFVVFLAIYLVALMGNLLIISAIILDHRLHTPMYFFLWNLSVLDLGSISITVPKSMANSLLDIRVISYPACVTQVFLFVVFSSIDFALLTIMAYDRYVAICQPLHYERVMNRRACVQMATSAWITAMVYSALHTESTFRLPFCQSNVLNQFFCEIHQLLKLACSDSYHSELGLLAVSAFLVLNCFAFIMVSYVQIFRAVLRIPSEQGRHKAFSTCLPHLAVVSLFLSTGLFEHLKPTSSSASNLDLLVGVLYAVVPPMMNPVIYSLRNKELKAALKKLIVSILFSKN; encoded by the coding sequence ATGTCCAACCGAAGCACCGTGACCGAGTTCCTGCTCCGGGGATTCTCTGACGTTCGGGAGCTGCAGATTTTGCACTTTGTGGTGTTTCTGGCTATTTATCTGGTAGCCCTAATGGGGAATCTTCTCATCATCTCAGCCATCATCCTTGACCACcgtcttcacacccccatgtacttcttcctgtgGAACCTCTCCGTCTTAGACCTCGGCTCCATCTCCATCACCGTCCCCAAATCCATGGCCAACTCCCTCCTGGACATCAGGGTGATTTCGTACCCGGCCTGTGTCACCCAAGTCTTTCTCTTTGTCGTCTTCAGTTCAATTGATTTTGCCCTTCTCACCATCATGGCCTACGACCGATACGTCGCCATCTGCCAGCCACTGCACTATGAGAGAGTGATGAACAGGAGAGCCTGTGTCCAAATGGCCACCAGTGCCTGGATCACTGCTATGGTCTACTCTGCCCTGCACACTGAGAGCACCTTCAGGTTACCCTTCTGCCAATCCAATGTCCTCAACCAATTCTTCTGTGAAATCCACCAGCTCCTCAAGCTGGCCTGCTCTGACTCCTATCACAGTGAACTTGGGCTTCTTGCCGTCAGTGCCTTTTTAGTGTTGAATTGCTTTGCTTTTATCATGGTGTCGTATGTGCAGATCTTCAGAGCGGTGCTGAGAATCCcctcggagcagggccggcacaaagccttctccacctgcctcccccacctcgctgTGGTCTCTTTGTTCCTTTCTACTGGCTTATTTGAGCACCTGAAACCCACCTCCAGCTCAGCATCAAATCTAGATCTCCTGGTGGGTGTTCTCTATGCCGTGGTGCCTCCCATGATGAATCcggtcatctacagcctgaggaacaaggagctCAAAGCTGCCTTAAAGAAACTGATTGTGTCCATTTTATTCTCCAAAAACTAA